The following DNA comes from Rhodopseudomonas boonkerdii.
GGTGACCTTGTAGGCGAGGTCGGGCCGTTCGGAGACGGCGACCAGGCGGTCCACGGTCCTGGAGATCAGGGCTTCAAGTCGTGGATCGTCATAGGAGCCGCCATAGGAGGCGAGGATGCGTTCGTGCTCTTTTTCTGCAGCGGGGGTCTGGACGACAGCAGGTTTCGGTGGCCTGGCGGGCGCCGGTGGCTTCACGGCGGCAGAGGCTGCTTCGAAACGGCTCGCGTCGCCGCAGCCCGAAAGCGCGAGGGTCACGCATAGCACCACCGGCGCAGCCCAAAGGCGGCGGCTGAAGCTGGTTTGCCGTCCCACACCCGTCACGTTTACGTCCTGCCTGGCGGTCCTACTGGTCCCCGACCACCTCGATCTGCCCCACATGGCGGGCCTCGATCCGCGGCCCGCCGCGGCTCTCGACCCATCCACGCACACGAATTCGTCGTCTTTCAAGGGACTTGATCGTGATTCCTGCCCCTGCGAAAGCAGTCATCATGCGCCTTGAAATAGACACGGCAAAGTCCCGTGTCCAGCGACGGCCGAAATTGAGATAAGTCGTGTTTCCGGCTTCCCGGACAGACAAAACGTGTCCCTCGACCACGACAAAACGCCCCAACTGGGCCAGAATATCGCCGGGAATTACGGCCTTTTTGATGACGCCACTGCGCGACCATATTCCCGTTTTGGCACGCCGGGCAGCGGCCTCGGCCGCGGCAAGTTCCATGGCGCAGGCATGATCGGGAACCGTGCCGGAGGCGAAGGCGGCGCCGGCGAGCAACAGCCGGACCTGCAGCGGCGGCCCGTCGGTCTCGACGAAGATGAACGCGGACTGCCGGCCATAACGATCCGGAGTGTCGCTGTCGCCATGGAAGGCGACGTCGCCATCGGGGATCAGGGCGGTGAGTGCCGCGCTGGAAGACTCGTCAATGGCGGGCTCGATACCCGCCAGCCGGATTTCAACGCCATCGGCCATGCGCAGTGTGCGGATATCGATTACGTCTGCGATTCGTCCCGTGCCTTGCGGCTCGAACGAACA
Coding sequences within:
- a CDS encoding thermonuclease family protein; this encodes MVGVLVSTTIACASACSFEPQGTGRIADVIDIRTLRMADGVEIRLAGIEPAIDESSSAALTALIPDGDVAFHGDSDTPDRYGRQSAFIFVETDGPPLQVRLLLAGAAFASGTVPDHACAMELAAAEAAARRAKTGIWSRSGVIKKAVIPGDILAQLGRFVVVEGHVLSVREAGNTTYLNFGRRWTRDFAVSISRRMMTAFAGAGITIKSLERRRIRVRGWVESRGGPRIEARHVGQIEVVGDQ